From the genome of Streptomyces sp. S4.7:
GTTGGAGTCGACCTCCAGGCCGTTGCCCAGCACCACACGGCCGTCGACGCAGGACTCCATGCCGGTCTTGAGGTAGACCTCGACGCCGCGGCTCTCCAGGTGCTCCTTGCCCCAGGAGCCGAGCTTCGGGCCGACCTCGGGAAGGATCTTGTCGGCGACGTCGACGAGCAGGAAGCGCATGTCCTCGCGCTTGACGCTCGTGTAGTACTTCGCGGCGTCGCGCGCCAGGTCCTCGACCTCGCCGACGGTCTCGGCGCCGGCGAAGCCGCCGCCGACGAAGACGAAGGTCAGCGCCTTGCGGCGGACCTCCTCGTCGGTCGTGGAGTCGGCCTTGTCGAGCTGTTCGAGCACGTGGTTCCGCAGGCCGATCGCCTCCTCGATGCCCTTCATGCCGATGCCCTGCTCGGCGAGGCCGGGGATCGGGAAGGTACGGGAGACGGCGCCGAGCGCGACGATCAGATAGTCGAAGGGCAGCTCATAGGCCTCACCGACGAGCGGGGAGACCGTGGCGACCTTGCGGTCCTGGTCGATGGTCGTGACCCGGCCGGTGAGCACCTCAGCCTTGGGCAGCACGCGTCGCAGCGGTACGACGACGTGCCGAGGCGAGATGTTCCCGGCTGCGGCTTCGGGGAGGAAGGGCTGGTACGTCATGTACGAGCGGGGGTCGACAACGGTGACCGTCGCCTCCCCGTAGCGCATCTTCTTCAGAATGCGACGAGCTGCGTACAGGCCTACGTACCCTCCGCCTACAACAAGGATCCTGGGACGCTCCGTGGTGCTCATGCCATCGAGTATCCACCTGCCCAGGAGGGGGTGCTCGTGAGCCCCTTCACAAGCACCCCCCATACCTCTGCTACACTGCGCGGCCCGCGTGATCCACCTCATGGTTCCGCGGTGGAACCAGGCGGTGTCCCCGGACGTTCGGCACCCCTCGTGAGCTGGCCCTTGAGCGGTTCGGCGGGGGTGGACCACAGGGTGGTTCACACGCCCGCAAC
Proteins encoded in this window:
- a CDS encoding NAD(P)/FAD-dependent oxidoreductase, giving the protein MSTTERPRILVVGGGYVGLYAARRILKKMRYGEATVTVVDPRSYMTYQPFLPEAAAGNISPRHVVVPLRRVLPKAEVLTGRVTTIDQDRKVATVSPLVGEAYELPFDYLIVALGAVSRTFPIPGLAEQGIGMKGIEEAIGLRNHVLEQLDKADSTTDEEVRRKALTFVFVGGGFAGAETVGEVEDLARDAAKYYTSVKREDMRFLLVDVADKILPEVGPKLGSWGKEHLESRGVEVYLKTGMESCVDGRVVLGNGLEVDSNTIVWTAGVKPNPALARYGLPLGPRGHVDTDAKLQVRGTDYIWAAGDNAQVPDMAARRAGVENAWCPPNAQHALRQSKVLGDNVISGLRGFPQQEYSHANKGAVAGLGMHKGVAMIVVGKMKIKFRGRLAWYMHRGYHGMAMPTWNRKIRVFADWTLSAFLKREVVSLGAMETPREEFYEAAKPAPARQASVAPKPGSGSDSEQVKAEAGTRVKAS